In Plodia interpunctella isolate USDA-ARS_2022_Savannah chromosome 19, ilPloInte3.2, whole genome shotgun sequence, a genomic segment contains:
- the LOC128678380 gene encoding uncharacterized protein LOC128678380 — translation MSRWGDEKTTQFIHLYRQHECLWNPSSPLYKNKVARDYAYNKIQEAFKLPVQEIKNKIKSLRSTYHQELKKVDNSKSTGNGSSELYKPNLAWFKEMEFLNDTFEHRRSIQIELQLQPSLQTTVKIEPPESSSETCNSTVEPPQSTSQHTSVSPQQSFTQTNVTRNDPPTTSASSTKKTVQNKRKHDKNQTLSTLQRLEKISAAINTRPKEDEFYYFGQNVAAQLRSLPLHDALDLQSKIQMLISTERTRLSTSYSQPSTQYSNTDSDDTADPLD, via the exons ATGTCACGGTGGGGAGACGAGAAGACTACACAGTTCATTCATTTGTACAGACAGCACGAGTGTCTTTGGAACCCGAGCAGCCCTCTTTATAAGAACAAAGTTGCCCGCGATTATGCCTACAACAAAATACAAGAGGCGTTCAAATTACCTGTGCaagaaatcaaaaacaaaattaaaagtctGAGGAGTACTTACCATCAGGAGTTGAAGAAAGTGGACAATTCAAAAAGTACCGGAAACGGATCCAGTGAACTGTACAAACCGAATTTGGCTTGGTTTAAggaaatggaatttttaaatgatactTTTGAACATAGGCGGTCAATCCAAATAGAA ctACAACTACAGCCGTCCTTGCAAACAACAGTAAAAATCGAGCCACCTGAGTCATCTTCTGAAACATGCAACTCAACAGTCGAACCACCACAGTCAACCTCTCAACACACCTCAGTCTCGCCACAACAGTCATTCACTCAAACAAACGTCACAAGAAACGATCCACCTACGACATCAGCATCATCTACAAAGAAAACTGTTcagaataaaagaaaacatgataaaaatCAAACCTTGAGTACACTTCAACGTCTGGAAAAGATTTCCGCTGCTATTAATACAAGACCGAAAGAAGatgagttttattatttcggtCAAAACGTTGCCGCACAATTAAGATCGCTACCATTGCACGATGCGTTGGATCTGCAATCCAAAATTCAAATGTTGATATCTACAGAGAGGACTCGATTGTCTACTTCCTACTCCCAGCCATCAACTCAATATTCAAACACTGATTCAGATGACACGGCTGATCCTTTAGATTAG